cgttCTCATTCCATGCGAATAGTGAAGTCCACATCACAGCGACAATGATAACAGCTCCGAGGAatgatatcattggaatcactttcaggaCGAACAATAATTCGaggaacaataaaaacattgacaaccAATTAGAAACCATCCTGCATTAAAGCGCCCCaatcatttaaagtgacagacaaaaCTTGtgtacttataataaacagaatgttattgtgtgtttgtgtggatgctaatatgCTTATCATTATAGTTAGCATTCTTCATTATTCTTAGTTCTATCGTTCTAATTGGGCCTTAAGACTCAGAGAATTGAAATTAGTTTCACTTTATTTGCACCTGTTttgctaataatatattttctttaaaattcatttaaaaataaagcaaaaaataatcatTTCCACAAGTGATCTCAGACTTGTGGTACTACtctatatatttgtaattctatATGCAAATAGCAATTATGAAATAACAGCCCATTAATCCTTATAAATATTAATAGGACTTTAATTAAAGCATTTGTTACCAGGGTACATTACTTTGCAAAGTTGAGATAAAAAGAGTTTAATAATTAATGAGACACTCATTCTTATGTAATGAGCAAAGGTCACTTCCCATCCGTTGCCATGTGGTGCACAATTTCACCATCCCACTGGTTTGGGGACCCATTTTTGTCTTGGATAATCATCCAATTTTGAGCagggaataaaatataaaaatctgttaGATATGCTCATTTTAATTTGCCCATTCtcaaaaatcatattatttgatattaaaggaatagttcactccaaaatgaaaattaccccatgatttactcagcCTCAAGCCAACCtaggtgtttatgactttcttctttcagaagaatacagtcagagttgtattaaaaatgcCTTGGCTGGGGCCTTGGGGGTCGAGATATTGAAGCCCAAAAAACGGCATCTATCCATTATAAAAAGTGCTCCTCACAGCTCCAGGGGGTttataaaggccttctgaagcaaattGATGTGTCTGTGtaagaaaaatgtccatatttaaaacttttaatgtcTAGCTTGTGCTGTCGTATGTGCGTTCATcagagtggcgttccagcggatAATGTAGGATGTAGGCGTAgcataagctccggtgagaagCGACAAATGTGGAAGTGCAAAGgagacagcaaaacaaaacaccggtcacgaattagaagtataaaatgaggatttgtaaagaaaaatgtcagaggatttcgatataagccaagaagagattggttttcctttgctgtaaacaaaaagTTGGTTCTTGTGAGACTAGCATgttctcaccggagcttacgcatacgtcctacatcatccgctggaatgCCACTCTCCTGTGAACATGtgtacgacagttagcggaaactagagattacggtttataaattttaggtgaagtatccctttaaaaggctGGGTCTATTAATATAATGGCTACAAGAGTTTTCAAGTTGGCACAAATTATTGAGATTTCCCTTAGGATGAAATCAAAGGTTGAGGATAATGCTGATGACGGGGCAACAGGAGGGGACGTGGGCTGTTCTGTTGTGTGAACATCAGAACAGCTCAATTAGGCTTTTCAAAAGCAACCTTTAAACAAACTCAAAGGTTTTTCACATTCTCCTTCAACAAAGAGTACTTTGGCAGTGCCAACAATCCCATAATTCCCCTTCATAGGGCAGCTGAGGAGGGGCACTGCAAATAGTACATACAGTGTATGTGTGACAAAGACGAGAGCCGCTCACACACAGGGAAGACCTCAACTGGGAACTCATTAATGCATTCAAGCATCCATCACAGGCGGTGACCTAGAAATGAGGGACAATTCCACAAAAGGAATAACAAGACAATAAAGCCCTTCTTTTCCATGGATGGCATCCTCTCAATCAGATAGATCCAATTAGAAGAGACGCTAAATAGCAGACAGCCATTATAAGTATGGGTACCATCCTGGCCCAAACACCTAAAACTGTTCCcatcagtgtaaatattgtctGGGAAGATATTGTGCATaacttgaaaacaataaagaaatgcCATAGTAAATCTGgcataagaaattaataaattgccctaataaaatgtaataggagttagaaaaaaaaaaaaattagaaaaacaatGAATTTAGTCCTTTCATATGAAGTATGCATTGTAGTGGCACGAAGTGCTCATCattcatgaaatattaatatgacaCATGCCGTTCAAAAGAATGACTGTTTGTTGGTGCCTATGAATCATTTATTAGGTGTGGGTTTTGAATGATGCaatctatttaaatatgcatgagaATGTCATCAACGAACACTCAGAGtgccttaaaataaaatacaagctaATCATGATAGGAACTTATTTTGAAAGTCATGCTAGAAAAAAGTTGACTATaccaaaaaaacccaaacaatgCTGTCAATTTTGATTGTCACTTTTGCATTGCTCCAAATTTGTATGATTCTCTTCCATGCAACACCAAAGacgatgttttgaaaaatgtcaaatgtttttttgtccatacagttgaagtcaatggggtccaaatcactggacatttttcagaataacttttgtgttccacagaagaaagtttctccagtcttcagagtcacatatTCACCAGAAAGCATTCTTCCCAAAATCAGTCACTTGAGATTTCTATTTCTGTTATGATGCTGCCTTGGAAGAAAGCTGTCTGTGTAGGAAACAGACAGCAAGGTGACTCAATAGGTTTTACAACTGAGCTTAAATGTATAGTAGAAGAGATTATATTGTTCCTCAAGCAGCGCAAAAGTACAACTTTCCTTTGACACTAAACGGCCAATAAGCAACCAGACCACAGTAACGGATCTCCAGCTGTCCTGTTAAGCCAAACAGGCTTCTTACATCTTTCCCCACACTCCCAATCCAGTCCTCACTTCTGTCCATGAGGTCATGGAATCTGCTGCAGTATGAATGCCTAATGTTGAACTGGCCACAGCATTAAACAATAGCCTCTGTGTGCTAGGAAAGTACTGTAATGACCCAAAGGCCTGTGAACTTGCCACTGGAGAAAAACTGATTTGTTAGGATCTCCAGGTCTTCAGTTTACCATAAACACTATCTCTAGTTTCACTTCGTAAAAGTTCTATCATGAAAACTCAATTAagattttgtatgtatttggtcttggcagaatagatgtGCTACACTGCTTGGTTATTGTTGtacattattgctgctgctgcaaagcaatacaggaacttgctactgccaattcATACGCCAAcatggtgctgtgagtatttaagacatactgctgctgcgcaaatagcatatataataacccaTAGTAGATCTATAATGGTGCAGCTGGGGAGGTGAAGAGTTTCAGAGGAACTTGGCATTTGTATCTCAAACATTTGTAAGAAAATCCTAAAATcttgtaatttgttgttttttattaaagtgacATGTCTTGACTAAACAACTCCTTCAGCGCTTTCCAGTGGCTGAAGAGCATCACAACTTCTTCTGCTAACAAATACAGAGTGAATTTAATACTTACATAGGAAGGGAGCTAGGCTTAACATTAAATAGATTCACAAGATTCGCCAGTTTTCACAAAACCAAAACATACTATGaacagccataaaaaaaaaaacacaaaaacaccaactACAAACttccaaaaattaaaacacaaatacaccaaataaaaatgggaaagaaaaaaaatacaggggTAAGAAAACTGTGCAAATATAACAAATGCCTGTGAGTTAATTCATTATGCTTCTAGGCTTTCTACAAACTTCCAAGAAACTACACAAGGTACTCATGTCTTCTTTTATAAACATCAATAGGCAGTTGCATCTCTAAGACCATGTGGCCTGGGATAAACATATCTTGTTGTCCCTATTTTCACAAAGTAAAATATTCAGTTTATGGGCATCTCTCCCAAAACAAAGTTTTTGTACAGAAACTGTACAAAATTGCACAACCTGTGAAAATGACATCTCTCAACtggtttattttgtaaatttaagcCCTTGGTGTTGTTTAGCCCTTAGGTAAGGTCCAACCTTAGCAGTGCGTTCCCGCTATTGGGAAGGTAGATGGATCCCTGCGGACTACAGTGCTGTAGGGTGAAAGCTCCAGCTCGGTGGTGCCGCCCTGATCGTTGTCATCACTGTTGGGCTCGGAGGACTTTGGTGGGCCGCACTCctcaaaacagcagcagcagcagtccaAGAAGGCTTTGCTGAAGGGCCGACAGAGTGCCAGAAGCAGGATTGGAGTAACCGCGGACTTGCAGAACAGCATCATCTGACTCACAAGATGCAGGATATCCAGTGTACGACGTGGCACGCCTGAAGCCATGTACACTGATACGATGTTGCTGATGTTCTCCGGAATGACGCAAAAGCCGTACAGGATAGCCAAAGCAACCACGATGCAGTTCATTTGGCTTTCAAGTTGGATCTGCTTGCGGTTGCTTCGGACGCTGGTGCGCTCGGCTTTGCGGATTTTGTGTGCGGTCACCACCGAGCTGATGATGGTGAAGAGGGTGGGCAGGCAGAAGTAGCAGCCGAAGTACCACCACAGGCGAGCGCTGTTGTAGGTGAGTCCGAGCACGTAAAGTGTGTCTGGGAGAGCCGTGGAGATTCGGACTACACAATGTTCGCAAGGTATCACCTCCGGAGGCTCACGCTCCTCTTTCACCAGCTGCCGGATGAGGAGCTCGGGCAGGGCGAGGAGCAGAGCACCCAGCCAGATCACGGTCAGCTTGGCTGTAGTGGAGGTGCAGTTCTCGATCATCTCGTAGTACATCTGGACGTTGCTTGCGGCACGGAAACGGTCAATGCACAAAGCACAAAGAGTGAAGGTAGTTACTCCTAAAGATGCCACCTGCAAGGTAAAAGGGATGTATGGTCATTATAAATTAACTTTTAGAAAATCCTTCCACTGAAAAACCTAGACAAAAAGTAGATCAAGGAACATTCCAGGTTCTATTAACATTCATTCCAGGTTCTATTTGacagttcataaaaaaaatgaaagttctgtcatcattctctcaccctcaagttgttctaaacctgtatgagtttctttcttctgttgagcacaaaagaatgttttgaagaatgttggtaaccaaacaattgacgataaacattgacttccattaaaaaaaggcctactatggaaatcaatggctaccaattggttaccaacattcttactcatacaggtttggaccaacCTGAGCTATGtcaaaattttctatttttgagtgaactaccctATCCCTTTTAATTTGATTGACAACACTTGTGgcataaaaagcaaaaatctggGTTAAGCCAAAAGTATACTTTGTGTATGTATACGCTAGCATATGCATAGATCAGAATGCCCAGCCTTTCAAAGGTGTGTGCGAACACAGGTGGTCGACACATGCACTAAAGAGAGCTTCATCTTTGTCTAGCGTCTGCTCTAttttctccagaagttatgaccAATAAAAATGCCTTTTTACTCTTTTAAACCACAGTTGCTTCAATCTCATAACCCCCTTACACAAACGCTTGTCAATGCAGGTGTCTGTTGTAGTTGCAGTCTCTGCTATGTTGTTGTTATTTCATCTCTTTAGTTTCGTTTTCTATTGTGAAACAGCGGCCTGGGCCAGTGTTGCCACTTTTGGAACATCTGATTAGTGCAAAACCAATTCAATAAGCATGTGTGACCAATATCACTGTAATCGGTTTCAAAAATCGGACAGTGTGAGTACTACACTACGCAAGCTCAAATAATCCATGaaagttttaaataaaggttttaccGGAAGAATTAATGTACagtaagtgcttttataaaaatattaacatctcTGCATTTGAATCCTCTAAAAACATTCAAGAATGAGGAACATGTCCGAATTAATTAGTAATCAACAATAAGCAACATTAAACCAACATTAAGCCAAGGGCTGTCGATTGTGTATAACTTGTATTTAACTTCTAAGCCTGTGGAACGACAAAGAAATTTAATCCCACTATATCGTGCATAAAAACCACAGCCTTTCCATTTAAGGCCATCGACTTCATTGTTAGGTTGAAACATAGTGATCAAAGAGGGTTGTTCTGAATCTAGGGTGTAGGCACTGGCGCTCTGTACCATGTCAGGAGATTAAAGCCACAACTATGGCACCAATCAGGTCAATTCCTCAGAAACACATGATACAATCTGAAAGCTGCCCCAAGGCAATACCACTATCTCTTTGTGTCTGCAGAGAAGACACTCCCCCTTACTGAGGAAGACGAAACACAGCCAAGATGTCTGTCCTGACCTACACATATACATTTGCACTGAATTCCTGTTGtccacacacattttcacatatgcaacctttttgttaatttaacagcatttttcattttaaaatgtgtgaacAGCACTCATTGTTAAAATGCCGTCAAATCAGCTCCGGAAATTTGCTGGCTTATAAGTGTTGCAAAAAAAACTTCAAGCTATATGTTTAATTAGTGGTTTAAACTTGTACAATACATAGGGTGCTTTGACATAAATTTGTGAAAATccagaaattgcaagtaaaaaaTCTTACATTGTGTGAAACTGGACAGACACTGAATGGTGTAGCTTTTTACGCCAGTACGTGAACCCAGAAGGCTGactgaaataatgcaatgcaGAAATATTCTGCAATCTCAATGTTTCCACAAAAGGTGCTATAGGTGTATTGGTGTAAATATCGTCTTTTACAGTCAGTTTTGGGTCAGTTTTGCTAAGCAAGTTTGTTTAAGTCAGTATGTATATAGCAGTTTACTTGACTAATAACACGTACAGCTTTCTTACCAACAGACAAATACTAAGTGTTTCTGGCATAAAGAAACACTTTTATTGGCATTTCAGATTCAAATGACATCAAGATATGCACACATAAAATGACATGTGAATATCAGATGTGCTGCATTCACCTGAAATGGGAAACCAGCAACTTTACTACAGTGAAAGTGTGATTATCTTCAAAAACCTGCTAGAATAAGGTCAAGCTCAATCCTGAAACCAGGCCCGGCCCACTCAATCATTAGTCTGACCCAACTGTCACCTTACACCATACAGCTGGAGCTACTGTAGGCTGCATTAAACCATAAGAGATGGAATGGCATGACAGCATTCTAGTATGTGATGTACAGCATGTGATCAAGCATGGTCCCATATTAACTTTTTTCTATCCAAACTGATTTCCTATATTACTAATACAGAATAAAGTTTTAGTATCAATGCATCTTACCATTAACATACTCATTTTGAAATACTATGCATAATACCAAGAATAGCACACATCAGAAACACAAACTGCATTTCAATCATCCATTAAAAGTGACCATTACCAACCACAGTTTACCTCAATGTATGGAATGATTTTACAGGAGAATTCCCCAAGGAGCCAATCCTTAGTGAGTTCATGGAATATAACAAGTGGCAAGCAGAAAAACAGGATGACAAAATCCCACAGGGCGAGGTTGGCCAGCAAGGAGTTTGAAATGCTTCTCATGTAGTAATTGTGGCACACTATGCACATGATTACCACATTCCCAACAATCCCCACAGTGAAAATGAGGATGGAGATGCACATGACAGCATATGCACCGTACGATTCACCTGTCACGGGGTAAAACGGGTTCTTCACCCATGGAGCTTTTGATCGTGTATTAAAGGGAATGAACGGGGTGAAGACTTCCTCAAAGTCCTCCACAGGTGAGGTGCCCCATTCAGGGATAGGCGTGAAGTCAGTAGGCTGGATCTGCGCAAAAGGTTTAGGCAGTGACTCCACGCGTTCAAGTTCATTATCTGGCGATTTGATGGTTTGATTTCTGTCAGGCTCATTTCGAGTCGTCGTCTCGCGTCTTTCTTGTCGACGAGCACGCCTTTTAACGCGAAGTTCGCCGCGtgtttccttcagaaatgattttttgtttttatatttgtccaTTTGATATTTTTTGTCGTACTTTTTCCTGGAAGATACACTCAGAGTTGTGTTATCGTTCCCATTCACCGGCATTAAGTTTATAATAGTCCTGCTCGATGAAAGCACATCTTTAGGCTCCTTACCCGTCTCATAACTGATCTTTTTTAAAGTTACACGTCGTCCACGGCTGTCTGTATTGATTTCACGCACTTTATAGGATGAAACGATTTCGAGAACTACTGCGAGTTCACAACAAATGAGCAAACAAAACacagttaaaaattgcatttccATTGCGCAGCCTATATCCCTCAAAAATACCCAAATCTGATAATTCCAGTAATGTTAAGGCAAAGTTGTAAAGCAAACATCAAGCTTCGTTCCGTTCGCTGGTGTCTCGTTTAGATGAGCATCTCCAGTTTCCATTTTTAAATCCCAGGAGTAATATTATAACAGCAGAACTGTGAGGGAAAAACTTGGTCAAACAGGTGATAtccaaacaattaaaaactaattgAAGCCCTGGCACCTCTGAAATATTTCCTAGCGTTTCGTATGAGGAAAAATATACAAGCCACGGCCAAAAGCATCCAGCATCTCGATAAAGTGAAAGTCCTTGAGTGGCGTTCATGGGCTCCTGATGCAGCTCTGAGAGATGAAGCTCTGTCAGGGAGCTTGCAACAGTGACCTAGAGGACTGAAACAGAACTGCAATGTGTTTCCAGCACAACCTCCCTGCTGTCGAGGCTCAGTTATCTTCACTTGGCTTGTTAAATAATGACATACATTTTTCTGTATACTCTATACAGAACTAGCCCATTACTTTTCAAGTTTCTAACTGGGAATCCACGTGAATCAAAGAATGAACAGATGTattataaagatgttttattgttttattttacaatatgaaTTTATGGATTGTGTTTGatcataatatatttacatttcttaaCACAAAATATTCCTGGCAACCCCGCTTTTCTTGTTCATCACAGGTTGTCATCTATGATttctttacttttaataaaaacttcTCTATTCTTCTTTAATTTCTGTGTTAGTGATCTGATAGCAAACTTTATTTCTGTCGTCGTCCTTTACAGAGTAGACTGAGAGACAAAGATCCAGCCATGGACGCTCCTCTACAAAGAcattacagagagaaaaaaaacattatcgtATGCTAAATAATTTAGGAATTTAGAGAAAATGTTCATAGGAAATGAAAGCTTTACCCAAACTGCTGTCTGGTGGTTGAATTGTGTCCATGATGGTCTGAATCTTGTCCTGCAAATCCTGGCTGCCTGAAGCATCTACAGCAGAAACATGGAAGAACCTCTCCTGTAAAGAAGGAGACAATCACTCAAAcctatttctgaataaaaaacaGCTCCCTCTGCTGATGAACGCATGCAGCATTTCTACTCTTTTGAGAGGCtactttgcaaatttttttttttacttgaaatgtttttgcttttagaaatattaataattgcaGTTCTTTAATCAAATGCTGAAAACGCATCATGTTTTGcactacaacaaaaaaactatatagctACACAATGCTTATATGCAACATAAATATCTGTAATTAACTTAGATATTTAATCAAACGGCATAGCTACATGTACACTCACAGTGTTTTCCCACAGCAGAGCCTCTAATGTGTCAGTCTGGTCCTCCAGTTCAAACTGGATTAACAATCTGTACTGCATCAGCTGAACTCCCAGAGCTGTGTGACAGAGACACAGATGAACTGTCTAAATATACAGTCAGACATTTTTAAGAGTGGCTGAAGTGTCCAGTTTTTTAGGCCAATTAGGACCATctcatgagataaaaaaaaaaaaaaaaaaaaaaaaaaacacgtttcagTGATGCCTGGGTCAGCTTTTTAGAAAATACACCTGCAAAAAATAAGTCTGACCAGAACTAGGctcactaaaatgaataaaataaacaaataataacataaaacaataacaaaataccTCAAATTAATTACTGATCATTTTAAAACTGACATGACATGTTTTGTTCTAAAACTTCAATTGAGGTAGCAAACAtgatgcaaaaatataattttaacataGAAGTAGAATGACaagggaaaatatttaaataaattgaaatgaaagtgtattttaaatatgtaataatatttagtaataataaaaac
The DNA window shown above is from Cyprinus carpio isolate SPL01 chromosome B25, ASM1834038v1, whole genome shotgun sequence and carries:
- the gpr37a gene encoding prosaposin receptor GPR37, yielding MEMQFLTVFCLLICCELAVVLEIVSSYKVREINTDSRGRRVTLKKISYETGKEPKDVLSSSRTIINLMPVNGNDNTTLSVSSRKKYDKKYQMDKYKNKKSFLKETRGELRVKRRARRQERRETTTRNEPDRNQTIKSPDNELERVESLPKPFAQIQPTDFTPIPEWGTSPVEDFEEVFTPFIPFNTRSKAPWVKNPFYPVTGESYGAYAVMCISILIFTVGIVGNVVIMCIVCHNYYMRSISNSLLANLALWDFVILFFCLPLVIFHELTKDWLLGEFSCKIIPYIEVASLGVTTFTLCALCIDRFRAASNVQMYYEMIENCTSTTAKLTVIWLGALLLALPELLIRQLVKEEREPPEVIPCEHCVVRISTALPDTLYVLGLTYNSARLWWYFGCYFCLPTLFTIISSVVTAHKIRKAERTSVRSNRKQIQLESQMNCIVVALAILYGFCVIPENISNIVSVYMASGVPRRTLDILHLVSQMMLFCKSAVTPILLLALCRPFSKAFLDCCCCCFEECGPPKSSEPNSDDNDQGGTTELELSPYSTVVRRDPSTFPIAGTHC